The Siniperca chuatsi isolate FFG_IHB_CAS linkage group LG12, ASM2008510v1, whole genome shotgun sequence genome has a segment encoding these proteins:
- the LOC122886027 gene encoding trace amine-associated receptor 13c-like isoform X1 → MEVDGEELCFPQLLNTSCRKPTTPWSEAVLLHIVLSSISLLTVALNLLVIISVSHFRQRLTSQLLLHFLQLHTPTNILLLSLAVSDFLVGLLLMPGEILRKTSCWFLGDLVCSLYNYVSFIITSVSVGDMVLISADRYVAICDPLHYPTRITARRVKLCVCLCWLCSVFYSSLFLKDNLTQPDRYISCYGECVIVIDYVAGAVDLVLTFIVPITVIIVLYMSVFAVAVSQARAMRSHITAVALQLSVTPKAKKSELKAARTLGVLIVVFLICFCPYYGVSLAGDSLLNTSSASFVMYLFYSNSCVNPVIYALFYPWFRKSVKLIVTLQILQPGSCETKIL, encoded by the exons ATGGAGGTTGATGGAGAGGAGCTCTGCTTTCCACAACTCCTCAACACCTCCTGCAGGAAGCCCACAACTCCTTGGTCCGAAGCTGTGCTCCTTCACATTGTtctgtcctccatctctctgctcaCTGTGGCTCTCAACCTGCTCGTCATCATCTCAGTCTCCCACTTCAGGCAGAGATTAACTTCTCAGCTTCtcttacattttct GCAGCTCCACACACCCAccaacatcctcctcctctctctggctgtctcagACTTTCTTGTGGGCCTCCTGCTGATGCCGGGAGAAATCCTCCGAAAAACATCCTGCTGGTTTCTTGGTGACCTTGTGTGTTCTCTGTATAATTATGTGTCCTTCATCATTACCTCTGTCTCAGTAGGAGACATGGTGCTCATATCAGCAGACCGATATGTGGCTATTTGTGACCCTCTGCATTACCCCACAAGAATCACTGCGAGAAGAGTCaaactctgtgtttgtctgtgttggctctgttctgttttctaCAGCAGTCTCTTTTTAAAAGACAACCTGACTCAGCCAGACAGGTATATTTCCTGCTATGGAGAGTGTGTGATTGTTATTGACTATGTTGCAGGAGCTGTTGACCTTGTTTTAACCTTTATTGTTCCCATTACTGTCATCATAGTTCTGTATATGAGTGTATTTGCTGTGGCTGTGTCTCAGGCTCGTGCCATGCGCTCTCACATTACAGCTGTCGCACTCCAGCTTTCAGTGACTCCAAAGGCAAAGAAATCTGAGCTGAAAGCAGCCAGGACTCTTGGCGTTCTCATAGTTGTGTTTCTAATATGTTTCTGCCCATATTATGGTGTCTCTCTTGCAGGGGACAGCTTGCTCAATACTTCTTCTGCATCCTTTGTGATGTATCTGTTTTATTCTAACTCTTGTGTAAACCCTGTGATCTATGCTTTGTTCTACCCCTGGTTTAGAAAATCAGTTAAACTCATTGTTACTCTTCAGATACTGCAGCCTGGCTCCTGTGAGACCAAAATACTGTAG
- the LOC122886027 gene encoding trace amine-associated receptor 13c-like isoform X2, whose product MEVDGEELCFPQLLNTSCRKPTTPWSEAVLLHIVLSSISLLTVALNLLVIISVSHFRQLHTPTNILLLSLAVSDFLVGLLLMPGEILRKTSCWFLGDLVCSLYNYVSFIITSVSVGDMVLISADRYVAICDPLHYPTRITARRVKLCVCLCWLCSVFYSSLFLKDNLTQPDRYISCYGECVIVIDYVAGAVDLVLTFIVPITVIIVLYMSVFAVAVSQARAMRSHITAVALQLSVTPKAKKSELKAARTLGVLIVVFLICFCPYYGVSLAGDSLLNTSSASFVMYLFYSNSCVNPVIYALFYPWFRKSVKLIVTLQILQPGSCETKIL is encoded by the exons ATGGAGGTTGATGGAGAGGAGCTCTGCTTTCCACAACTCCTCAACACCTCCTGCAGGAAGCCCACAACTCCTTGGTCCGAAGCTGTGCTCCTTCACATTGTtctgtcctccatctctctgctcaCTGTGGCTCTCAACCTGCTCGTCATCATCTCAGTCTCCCACTTCAG GCAGCTCCACACACCCAccaacatcctcctcctctctctggctgtctcagACTTTCTTGTGGGCCTCCTGCTGATGCCGGGAGAAATCCTCCGAAAAACATCCTGCTGGTTTCTTGGTGACCTTGTGTGTTCTCTGTATAATTATGTGTCCTTCATCATTACCTCTGTCTCAGTAGGAGACATGGTGCTCATATCAGCAGACCGATATGTGGCTATTTGTGACCCTCTGCATTACCCCACAAGAATCACTGCGAGAAGAGTCaaactctgtgtttgtctgtgttggctctgttctgttttctaCAGCAGTCTCTTTTTAAAAGACAACCTGACTCAGCCAGACAGGTATATTTCCTGCTATGGAGAGTGTGTGATTGTTATTGACTATGTTGCAGGAGCTGTTGACCTTGTTTTAACCTTTATTGTTCCCATTACTGTCATCATAGTTCTGTATATGAGTGTATTTGCTGTGGCTGTGTCTCAGGCTCGTGCCATGCGCTCTCACATTACAGCTGTCGCACTCCAGCTTTCAGTGACTCCAAAGGCAAAGAAATCTGAGCTGAAAGCAGCCAGGACTCTTGGCGTTCTCATAGTTGTGTTTCTAATATGTTTCTGCCCATATTATGGTGTCTCTCTTGCAGGGGACAGCTTGCTCAATACTTCTTCTGCATCCTTTGTGATGTATCTGTTTTATTCTAACTCTTGTGTAAACCCTGTGATCTATGCTTTGTTCTACCCCTGGTTTAGAAAATCAGTTAAACTCATTGTTACTCTTCAGATACTGCAGCCTGGCTCCTGTGAGACCAAAATACTGTAG
- the LOC122886027 gene encoding trace amine-associated receptor 13c-like isoform X3 codes for MEVDGEELCFPQLLNTSCRKPTTPWQLHTPTNILLLSLAVSDFLVGLLLMPGEILRKTSCWFLGDLVCSLYNYVSFIITSVSVGDMVLISADRYVAICDPLHYPTRITARRVKLCVCLCWLCSVFYSSLFLKDNLTQPDRYISCYGECVIVIDYVAGAVDLVLTFIVPITVIIVLYMSVFAVAVSQARAMRSHITAVALQLSVTPKAKKSELKAARTLGVLIVVFLICFCPYYGVSLAGDSLLNTSSASFVMYLFYSNSCVNPVIYALFYPWFRKSVKLIVTLQILQPGSCETKIL; via the exons ATGGAGGTTGATGGAGAGGAGCTCTGCTTTCCACAACTCCTCAACACCTCCTGCAGGAAGCCCACAACTCCTTG GCAGCTCCACACACCCAccaacatcctcctcctctctctggctgtctcagACTTTCTTGTGGGCCTCCTGCTGATGCCGGGAGAAATCCTCCGAAAAACATCCTGCTGGTTTCTTGGTGACCTTGTGTGTTCTCTGTATAATTATGTGTCCTTCATCATTACCTCTGTCTCAGTAGGAGACATGGTGCTCATATCAGCAGACCGATATGTGGCTATTTGTGACCCTCTGCATTACCCCACAAGAATCACTGCGAGAAGAGTCaaactctgtgtttgtctgtgttggctctgttctgttttctaCAGCAGTCTCTTTTTAAAAGACAACCTGACTCAGCCAGACAGGTATATTTCCTGCTATGGAGAGTGTGTGATTGTTATTGACTATGTTGCAGGAGCTGTTGACCTTGTTTTAACCTTTATTGTTCCCATTACTGTCATCATAGTTCTGTATATGAGTGTATTTGCTGTGGCTGTGTCTCAGGCTCGTGCCATGCGCTCTCACATTACAGCTGTCGCACTCCAGCTTTCAGTGACTCCAAAGGCAAAGAAATCTGAGCTGAAAGCAGCCAGGACTCTTGGCGTTCTCATAGTTGTGTTTCTAATATGTTTCTGCCCATATTATGGTGTCTCTCTTGCAGGGGACAGCTTGCTCAATACTTCTTCTGCATCCTTTGTGATGTATCTGTTTTATTCTAACTCTTGTGTAAACCCTGTGATCTATGCTTTGTTCTACCCCTGGTTTAGAAAATCAGTTAAACTCATTGTTACTCTTCAGATACTGCAGCCTGGCTCCTGTGAGACCAAAATACTGTAG
- the LOC122886028 gene encoding trace amine-associated receptor 13c-like, whose protein sequence is MEVDDGAELCFPQLLNTSCRKPTSPWSEAVLLHIVLSSISLLTVALNLLVIISVSHFRQLHTPTNILLLSLAVSDFLVGLLLMPGEILRKTACWFLGDLVCCGYKFMSCIIPIVSVGDMVLISVDRHVAICDPLRYPTRITGRRVKLCVCLCWLFSVFYSSVFLKDDLTQPDRYNSCYGECVIDVDYVAGAVDIVLTFLIPITVIIVLYMRVFAVAVSQARAMRSHITAVTLQRSVTPKAKKSELKAARTLGVLVFVFLICFCPYHCVSLARDSLISTSSVSFMIYLLYFNSCLNPVIYALFYPWFRKAVKLIVTLQILRPGSCEANIL, encoded by the exons ATGGAAGTTGATGACGGAGCAGAGCTCTGCTTTCCACAACTCCTCAACACCTCCTGCAGGAAGCCCACATCTCCTTGGTCCGAAGCTGTGCTCCTTCACATTGTGctgtcctccatctctctgctcaCTGTGGCTCTCAACCTGCTCGTCATCATCTCAGTCTCCCACTTCAG GCAGCTCCACACACCCAccaacatcctcctcctctctctggctgtctcagACTTTCTCGTGGGCCTCCTGCTGATGCCGGGAGAAATCCTCCGAAAAACAGCCTGCTGGTTTCTTGGTGACCTTGTGTGTTGTGGGTATAAATTTATGTCCTGCATCATTCCCATTGTCTCAGTAGGAGACATGGTGCTCATTTCAGTCGACAGACATGTTGCTATTTGTGACCCTCTGCGTTACCCCACAAGAATCACTGGCAGAAGAGTCaaactctgtgtttgtctgtgttggctcttttctgttttctacagCAGTGTCTTTCTAAAGGATGACCTGACTCAACCAGACAGGTATAATTCCTGCTATGGAGAGTGTGTGATTGACGTTGACTATGTTGCAGGAGCTGTTGACATTGTTTTGACCTTTCTTATTCCCATTACTGTCATCATAGTTCTGTATATGAGAGTATTTGCTGTGGCTGTGTCTCAGGCTCGTGCCATGCGCTCTCACATTACAGCTGTCACACTCCAGCGTTCAGTGACTCCGAAGGCAAAGAAATCTGAGCTGAAAGCAGCCAGGACTCTTGGTGttcttgtatttgtgtttctaatATGTTTCTGCCCATATCATTGTGTGTCTCTTGCAAGGGACAGCTTAATCAGTACTTCTTCTGTGTCCTTCATGATCTATCTGTTGTATTTTAACTCTTGTCTAAACCCTGTGATCTATGCTTTGTTCTACCCCTGGTTTAGAAAAGCAGTTAAACTCATTGTTACTCTTCAGATACTGCGGCCTGGCTCCTGTGAGgccaacatactgtag